The Corynebacterium occultum sequence AAGCCGCGAAGGCTGCCAAAGCGCGGAACAAGACCCTGCAGCTGCCTCGGTTGGAGGCGGTGAGCCTGCCTGATCCGGAAGAGCTGCGCGCCAGCTACCACGGTGAGGAGGTGGCGGCCGAGACCTGGGCGCATGCCACCGCGGTGGCGGAACTGGTGGAGCAGTGGCACACCCTGGAAGCTCAGCGACGCGCCCGAAAATACCTGCAGGAACTCTTCGGCACAGAGGTCCGGCCCCTGCCCTGGGACAAGCCGGAGGCTGTGGCCTGAGGGGAGGGAGCACGCCGACCCCGGCGCGGCCAAGTCGCTACCCTGGGAGGCATGTCCCCCGAGAGCACCCCAGATAACGTCGTCTCCCTGGCGTCGGTGCGTGCCCGGGGAAAGGGGGTGCCCCCACCGGAACGGGAGCCCCGGACTGTGATTCTACAGGTGTCGAATGTGCAGGCGGACCAGGAGGTTCACCGTCATATTGGCATCAAGGATTCGCTGCATCTGGTGGATCTGCATGAGGCACTCGACATCTCCTTTTCCCTGGATCCGGGGAACCCGTCGGAGGGTGGGCCCTGGTGGTTCACGCGGGGTGGGCAGCGGGTGGATCCGGCGGTGGAGATCAACCATCATCTTCGTTATTCCGGGGATGAGATCACCTACCACTGGGGGTTGTGGGAGCTCCGTCTGCGCACCCTTGAGTCCTATCCCCGTGACCGGGGCACACCTGAGGTGTTGTGTGTGGGTGGCTCCGGTTCCTTCGCGGACGGGGAGTTTGATCTGGCAGCGGTGAATGCGGCGTTGACCGGGACGGAGAAGATCCGGAGTGTGTTGGCGTCCACCCATGCTGAGATCCGGGAGTTGATCCGCCGCAGCAGTATCTTTGATTTTGTGCCCTTGTTGCAGGCCCTGGATCTGCGTCGGGCCAGCCCATTGCCGGAGGAGGTGGTGGCGGTGTGTCGGGCGCTGCCCCTGGAGGATGAGCAGGTTTCCCGGGATGCTTTCTGGGTTGTGGTGTTGGCCCTGTCATGTATGAGTGATGAACATCTCGCGGCAGAGGTTCTGGAGGCGACGATGGCTTCCCTGGGGTGGGTTGATGATGATGGCTCCGCACTCAGTGGCAGGCAGATCAGGGGTTTATGTGCGGCTTCGCTGATGGAGCTGGCGAAGATCGGTGCCTATGGTGAGGATGCGCTGGCTCCGGTGGATCGGCTGGATATCTACCGTGAGTTGCTGGGGTCCTGAATTCACAGGGTCTACCGGTAGGCTGTCTTCCCGTGGCTGACACTGAACGTGAAAAAGACGGCTTATTCACCGCCGCTGAACCGACGACCCGGGACATGGCGGAAGCGGCCATGGAATATCCGGTGCCGCTGCATGCTGGGGCGGAAACCGATGCGGAGCGGGAGGCCCGTTTGTCCCGGGCCCGTTCCCGCGCCGAGCTCTCCGAGAGCCGGCTGAGCGTCCAGGGCATGAAGTTCATCATCTCCGGTGGCATCTCCGCCATCCCGGACCTGGGGCTGACCCTCATTCTGCAGATGTTCTTCGGGGTGGGCCCGGTGCTCGCCCGGACGGTCGGTTTCATCGTGGGCACCCTGACCGCCTACTTCCTCAACCGTCGCTGGACCTTCAAGGCGGAGCCCTCCACCCGTCGTTTCCTTGCGGTGACCCTGCTGTATGCCATCACCTGGGGGGTGAATGTGGGGCTGCACCGCCTGGGCTACAACCTCTTCACGGAGTGGGGGTTGCAGGGTGGGCTGGCGATCATCTGTGCCTATGTCATCGCGCAGGGTATTGCCACGGTGCTGAACTTCGTGGTGCAGCGCACCATCATCTTCAGGTTCATCTAGGGCCTCAAGGCCGGGTGAAGCGTTCCTGCCGGCCCAGGCGGTGGAGCTTGAGCCACTCCCGGAATCCCTTCGGATCGCGGCGCCGGATGAGGAAGAACCAGCCGAAACGGGCATACTCCTGGGGCAGTAATTTTCGCATGCCGGGCTGGCTCATCACATAACCGCGGTTGCGGTAGGTGAAGAAGCGTTTGCTTTCATTGTCGGGGTACTGGGTGTGCATCTTCCCGCCCAGGATCGGCTTGAACTCATCGGAACCGTCCGGATGCAGGTAGGCGGCGCGTAGGCAGGTGCCGAAGTTCAGTCCCGAACGGACCAGGCGACGGTGGTATTCCACCTCATCCCCGCGGATGAACAGCCGGTAGTCCGGCACCCCGATGATCTCCATGGCACGGGCACTGATCAGGGCACCGTTGAAGAGGCTGGCGATGCCGGGCAGGAAATCACCTTCGAGTTCTTCCAGACGGCGCCGCCAGACCAGCCCCTGGCGCAGTGGGAAGGCCAGCGCGCCGGGGTCCTCGATATTGCAGACCACCGGGGAGATCTCGTGTAGACGGTGTTGTTCGGCAACCTCGTAGAGGGTGGCCAGCACCTTCTCATCGGCGGGGCGGCCGTCATCATCGGCGCACCACACCGCCTCCGCACCCAGGCTTAGGGCGCTGAGGAAGCCGAGTGCGAAGCCGCCTGCCCCACCCAGGTTCGTCTTGGAGGGCACGTATACCCCGCGCTCTCCAGCGAGTTCCTCCAGCAATTCCTGGACCGGGGGTTCATTGCCGTTGTCCACCACGATCACCCAGTCCACCGGCTTGGTCTGGCGGCAGACCTGCTCCAGGGAGGCGCGCAGCAGTTCGACGCGTTTGTGGGTGACGATCACCGCGGCGGTGGTGTTGCTGCGGTTGAGGTGGGGCAGGGCGCTGGGATCTGACATGGGGATCATTGTGCCACGGCACGCCCCTGATACCGGGGCGGGGCGCTTCGGGGAAGGGGGTTGCTTTGGGTGAAAACCAGGACAGCCCTGGCGCGGGTGTGTTCCAGGTCATATGGTTGAGGCCAGGTATCCGAGGATGGGAGTGATCAGTCATGGAAGATGATCCGGGCTGGAATGCACGGCGTCGGCAGGTTGAGGCGGCGGAACACAATGGTCGGATGGAGGGCCGGGAGATCAGTGCCGCCACCCGGGAACTGGCCGAGGAATACATCAGTGGCGGGTTCGATGCCGATGAACTGGTGGCCAAGGTGAAGGAGAGGTACCGCCATGGCTGAATATCAGGACCCCTACCTGGATGAGGGAAGCGGCATCCTGCGGAATCTGGTGGGTGCCACCACCCAGGGGGAACTGGCGGAGGCGGAGGCGGACCTGACCTTCGTCCGCACCCTCCAGCTGGAAGATCTGGAGCTTCCCGAAACCCGGGACCTGACGGAACTCAAGGCTCTCCACCACCACCTCTTCCAGGACATCTATCCCTGGGCCGGTGAGATCCGCACCGTGGATCTGCGCCGCAGCACCGAGGGATTCCTCCCGGCGATCGCCATCGACCGGGCCGCCGGCATCACGGCCGGTGATCTACGCACCGACCACTACCTGCGGGGGCGTAACCGGGAGAATTTCATCGCCCGACTGGCCCACCACTATGACCAGTTCAACTACATCCATCCCTTCCGGGAGGGCAATGGTCGCACCCAGCGGATCTTCTGGTCCCGGGTGGCGGCTGCCGCGGGGTGGGAACTGGACTGGACCCGGGCGGATCAGGAAGACAATGACTCCGCCAGCCGGGTTGCTGCGGAGGAGCGGGATCTTAGGCCCCTGCAGGAGATGCTGGCCAAGGTGGTGAAGGAGGCCCCGGAAAACTAGTTTTCGGGCTCCTCCAGCGGGATGCCCTTCTTCTCGGCGTCGATCCGGGTGATCAGGCGGCGGACGTGGTCGGCCGCGCCCTTGCCCTCGTAGGCTTCGACGACCTCGTCGACCATTCCGGTCTGCTTGATGGTGCCGTGGTCGACCCAGAGGGCGGTGTTGCACAGCTGGGCCAGGAAGTCATTGGAGTGGGAGGCGAAGACCAGGATGCCGGAGCGTTCCACCATTTCCTGCAGGCGGTTGCGGGCCTTGGCCATGAAGGCTGCGTCGACGGCGCCGATGCCTTCGTCGAGAAGCAGGATCTCCGGTTCGATGGAGGTGACCACACCCAACGCCAGACGGATGCGCATGCCGGTGGAGTAGGTGCGCAGCGGCATGGCGAGGTATTCACCCAGCTCGGAGAATTCGGCGATATCATCCATCTTCGCCTTCATCTGCTTACGTGTCTGGCCGAGGAAGAGACCCCGGATGACGATGTTCTCATAGCCGGAGATCTCCGGGTCCATGCCCACACCCAGGTCGAAGACGGGGGCCACCCGGCCCCGGATGTCCGCGGAACCGCGGGTGGGTTCATAGATGCCGGAGAGCAGGCGCAGCAGGGTGGATTTGCCGGCACCGTTGTGCCCGACCAGACCAACCCGGTCACCTTCGCGCAGGTGCAGGTTGACATCCTTGAGGGCCTCAACCACGACGGTGTTGTTCTTGTTCCGTCCGATCGCGCCACCGGCCGCCCCCAGGAAGGCCTTCTTCATGGAGCGGGACTTGGCGTCGAAGATGGGGAAATCAACGCAGGCGTTGTAGGTGTCGATGGATACCATGGTGAAAACTCCTAAACCCAGTAGCTGACGCGGAAACGCCACTGTTTCATCGCCAGCATGGCGAGGCACAGCCCGGCGACGGTGAAGCCGATGACCACCCACCAGTGGTAGGCGGGCAGGTCGGCGCCGATCATCGGGGCGCGGACGATCTCGAGGTAGTGGTACAGGGGGTTGAGTTCCGCCAGACGGGCCCGGGAGCCCAGCTCGGCGACATTCTCCTGCAGGGTGGAGGTCATCCAGACAATCGGGGTGACATAGAACAGCAGCTGGGTGCCGGCCTCCAGCAAGGGGGAGACATCCCGGTAGCGGGTGGCGACGATCCCGAAGAACATGGCCACCCACACCCCGTTGAGCACCAGCAGTGCCATCGCCGGAATCACCAGCAGCACCTCCCAGCCCAGGTCACGGGGGAAGACCAGCATCAGGATCACCCAGATCACCAGGTTGTGGCACAGGAAGAGCAGTTGCTTCCACACCAGGCGGTAGACATGCACCGACAGGGCTGAGGGGAGCTGTTTGATCAGCCCCTCATTGTCGATGAAGATATCGGACCCCTCCTTGATGCAGCCGGAGATGAAGTTCCACATGATCAGCCCGACGGTGACATGCGGCAGGAACTCCGCCAGCGGGATCTTGAAGAGCACGGAGTAGAGCAGGCCCAGGGCAACGGCCATCACGCCGGTGGCGATGGTGATCCACAGCGGGCCCAGCACTGAACGCCGGTAGCGCTGCTTGATGTCCTGCCAACCCAGGGACAGCCAGAGCTCACGCTGCTGGAAGCCACGGACCAGGTCTTGCCAGGCCATCTTGAAGGTCGCCGACTCGGAAGGGGGTACATTGTCGACCTCGACCCGGGTCATCCGTTCAAGGTCGGCGCGTAGTTTCTGGATCTCAGCTTCTTCGTGCACGAGGAACAGCCTAACCCTTGGGGGCCGGGAACCCAGAGTTGCCGATCCGTCGGACCCATCGCGGTCACCATGCTTCCCCGGGGTATCGGCAGCAACCCGGCTTTCCCACTCTCCGGCGCTGGTGCAGCTCACAGGCAGTTCACAGTCAGATGTGGAAAAGTATTCCCCATGTTCTGAAGGCCACTCCAGACCCCACCCCGTGGCGGGTGAGGGGCGAATATGTGTTCTGTCAGAGTCGGTGCAATGATGAGAGCGAAGCGGCATACTTGAAGTTGAGGTTTCGGGGGAGAAGGAGAAGGTTTGATGGCCTATGACGTGGCTCGGGTTCGCGGGCTCTACGTCTCGTTGAGCGATGGGTGGACCTACCTCAACGCACATGCGTGTCCGCAGATCCCGGAGCGGGTCTCGGCGGCGGTGGCCCGTTCCTTCCGACTCTCACCCGGCCTGGCGGACAGTGAGCCCACCTCCGGCACCCACTCCCGGGCGGGTCGGGTTGGCCGCCTGGAGGGGGAGCACTACCTCGATGCTGCCCGCCTGTCGGTGGCGGATCTGGTGGGTGCCGCCCCGGAACAGGTGGTGCTGGGCCCCAGCCTGCCGGTGCTCTATCACAGCCTGGCCAGGGCAATGCGCCCCCTGCTGCGCCATAATTCCTCCATCGTGCTCAGCCGCCTCGACCAGGCGGTGCTCACCGCAGCTTTCGAGGGGTTGAACGCCGGGGTGCGTTGGGCCCAGCCAGATCTGGCCACCGGTGCCCTGCCCGGTTTCCAATATGCGGACCTGGTGGATGGCAGCACCCGGCTGGTCGCCCTCTCCCACGCCCATGAGCTGCTGGGCACGGTCGCCCCGGTGGCGGAGATCTGCGAGATCGTCCGGGACCGCTCCCGGGCCTGGGTGCTGGTGGACGCTACCGCGGTGGCCCCCTACCGGCCGTTGAGTGCGGCGGAGCTGGGGGCGGACATCCTGGGCCTGGACCTCGCCGCCCTGGGGGGCCCACAGCTGGCAGCCCTGGTGTTCCGTGACAGCCGCATGTTCCGCCGCCTGGATTCCCTGAACCCCCACGCGGCGGGGGATTCGGCCGCGAAGCTGGAGTCCCCGATCTCCACCGGTCTGGCCGGGGGTGTGGCCGCCACCGTGGATCATCTCGCGGATCTGGTGATCTCCCGTGGCACCCGCAGCACCCGCCTGCAGCATTCGATGCGGGAACTTGAGGACTATCTGGAGCATCTCGCCGCAGACCTGCAGATGTCCCTGGGCAACCTGGCTTCGGTGCACATCCTGGGGGTGACCGGGGAGGCCGCGAATGGCGGCATCAGTGACCGGATCCCCCGGTTGAGTTTCGCGGTGCGTGATGTCCCGGCGGAAACCGTCCACCAGCGTCTGATCGACAATGGTCTGGTCACCACGCTCTGCCCGACCAGCCCACTGCTCAGCGAGATGGGGGTGGAGGAGATCGGTGGGGCAGTCACCGTCTCCCTTGGGCCCTTCAACACCTCAGCCGACGTGGACAACCTGGTCCGGGTCCTCGCCTCCCTGGCCTGATTCGCTTCTCGACGCCGCGCTAAGCTCGGGGGCACTCTTCAGATAGGGAGTGCCCATGAATTCAGCAGCTCTACAGGTGGCGGTGGACACCGGTGGCACCTTCACCGATATCGGGGTGCGCCGCAGTGATGGTTCCCTGGCGGTGTGGAAGGTACCCTCCACCCCACATGCCCCCGATGAGGCGGTGATGGCTGGGCTGAAGGGGGCGATGGCACAACAGGATGCCAGTCTCACCCAGATCCAGCGTCTGGTGCACGGCACCACCGTGGCCACCAATACCGTGCTCACCCGGACCGGGGCCAGGGTCGGGCTGCTGACCACCGCAGGTTTCCGGGACCTGCTGGCAATCGCCCACCAGGCCCGCCCCTCCCTCTATGACAGCCGCATCACCAGGGTGGCCCCGCTGGTCCCGGGCGAACTGGTCGTGGAGGTGGCGGAGCGGATGGCTGCCGATGGTCAGGTGCTGCAGGCACTGGAGGAGTCGGCACTGGTACAGGTGGCGGAAAAGCTCCGGGCCCTGGAACTGGACATCCTCGTCATCTCCTTCCTCAACGCCTACACCAACCCGGCACATGAGGAGCAGGCGGCCAAGCGGCTGCAGGAACTGGGGGCAGCCCCCAGGATCAGCACCGCCACCTCGGTGACCTCGGAGATGCGGGAATATGAACGCACCTCCACCGCGGTGGTCAACGCCTATGTGCAGCCCAGGATCTCCGAGTACCTCTCCCGGCTGGACACCGATATCGAGCAGTTGCAGATCCCCTCCAAACTGTGGATCATGCAGTCCAATGGTGGGCTGCTCAGCCCCCGCCTGGCCAGTGAACACAGCGCCCGCACCGTCCTCTCCGGGTTGGCCGGTGGGGTGGTGGGGGCCGCACACTGGTCCCGGTTGCTCGGCCTGGACCATGCCGTCAGCTTCGACATCGGGGGCACCAGCACCGATATCGCCTTGATCCGTAGGGGACAGCCCGAGGAGACCATGGCCGGGGAGATCGATTCCCTGCCACTGCGACTGCCCTCGGTATCGGTCCACACCATCGGTGCCGGTGGGGGTTCCATCGCCTGGGTGGATTCCGGTGGTGGTCTGCGGGTCGGCCCCCGGAGCGCGGGCGCGGAACCCGGGCCGGTCAGCTATGGCAGTGGTGGCACCGAACTCACCGTCACCGATGCCCACCTGGTGCTGGGGCGCCTGGGACCCAGTCTGCTGGGTGGGCGCTTCCAGCTGGACTTGCACACCGCCCGGGCGAGGATGGCGGAGTGGGGCAGCCAGCTGGGTCTGGGGGTGGAGGAGACCGCGGAGGGCATTCTGTCGGTCATCACCGCCACCATGGCCCGTGGCATCCGAAAGGTCAGTGTGGAACAGGGGGTGGACGTCCGCAGCTGCCACCTCATCGCCTTCGGTGGGGCAGGACCACTGCACGGCTCCGACCTGATGCAGGAACTGGGCATGCCCTCGACGGTGATCCCCCCGACCCCGGGCATCGCCTCTGCGGTGGGCATGCTGGATGCCCCCGTCCGACATGATTTCGCCACCCCGGTCACCACCACCACCGGACTGGAGGACGTCTTCGAGGCCCTGGAGAAACAGGCCGCCCAGGAAATGGGGACGGAGGAATTCCTGATCACCCGCCTGGTGGATGCCCGCTACATCGGCCAAAGCTATGAACTGAGCATCGAATGGACCCCGGACTGGTCAACCCAGCGGGAGCGTTTCGATGCCGCCCATGAGGAACGCTATGGCTTCCAGGACCCGGTGGCCAGCATGGAAGTGGTGGTGGCCAGACTGGTGGCCACCGTGCCGCACCAGGAAGTGCCACAACCAACCTGGCATACCGGGGGAACTGTGGAACCGGGGGAGCATCGCCCGGTCTATATCGAGGGTGCATGGTGGGAAACCCCGATCTTCGAACGCGCCGGAATCCCCGCTGGTGCAGTGATCAAGGGCCCGGCGGTGCTCAACCAGTTCGACTCCACCACCTATATCCGCCCCGACCAGGAAGCCCGCTGTGATGAATACGGTTTCCTGCACCTGAGCCGGAAGGAAACCCGGGCATGACACTTAATGCCGTGGAACTCGAGATCGCCCGCAACCGGCTGGAATCCATCGCCGAGGAGGTCGGCACCGCCCTGATCCGCACTGCCTACAGCCCCAACATCAAGGACCGGCGGGACTGCTCCGCCGGCATCTACGGCCCCGACGGGGAACTGATATCCCAGGCTGAACACATCCCCCTCCACCTCGGACTCATGCCCACCCTGATCCGCACCACCCTGGCCGAATACGGGGCACAACGACTCCGCCCGGGGGATGTGCTGTTGACCAACAACCCTTACCTCGGTGGCTCCCACCTGCCCGACATGTGCGTGATCACCCCGGTCTTCCAGGAAGACCGGATCGTGGCGGTGATCGCCAACATGGCCCACCACGTTGATGTCGGCGGTCAGACACCGGGATCCATGTCCACCCGATCCACCGAGATCTTCCAGGAGGGCATCCGGATCCCGCCCCTGAAACTCTTCGCCCGAGGAGAACTACAGGAAGAGCTGCTCCAACTGCTGTTGATGAATATCCGCACCAGAGACAAGACCCGCGGGGACCTCATGGCACAGGTGGCGGCCAACCGGCTGGGCACCCGGCGCGTACAGGAACTGCTGGAAGAGTGGGGTGTGGCGGGCTTCCACACCGCCTGCCACGCCCTGGTCGACTACGCCGAGCGGCGCACCCGGTCCGCCATCCGCGAACTTCCCGACGGCCGGGGCAGCTTCACCGACCACCTCGAACACACCGGGGTGCATCCTGAGCAGCTGCCCATCGCCGCCACCGTCACGGTCCGCGGAGATGAGATCGAGGTGGACTTCTCCGACACCTGCGATCAGGTGCCTGGGGCGGTGAACTGTTCCCGGGCGGTGGCCACCGCCTGCGTGGCCTATGTGCTCAAATCCCTGAGCGATCCCAGCCTGCCCTCCAACGCGGGCCTCACCCACCCCATCAAGGTGATCACCCGCCCCGGCAGCCTGGTGCACGCCGTCTTTCCCGCACCGGTGGCACACGGCAATATCCAGACCTCCCAGCGCATCGTGGACACCCTCTTCGGTGCCTTCGAAACCTTCACCCAGGGCCTGGTTCCGGCAGCCTCCTCCGGCTCGATGAGCATGCTCACCATCGGGGGAATGGACCCTTCAAGCGGGGAGTACTACTCCTATGTGGAGACCTACGGCGGGGGGCAGGGTGCCTTCCCCGACCAGGCTGGTGCCAGCGCCACCCACACCCACATGACCAACACCCGCAACACCCCCTGCGAGGTCATTGAGCGGGAATATCCACTGCTGGTGGAGAGCTACCGCATTCTGCCGGACACCGGTGGGGACGGTCGGCACCGGGGTGGGAACGGCCTGGAAAGAACACTGCGGCTCAGGTCAGGCAGCGCCATCGTCACCGTCGGTACCGAAAGAGTCAGCAGCGGACCCTGGGGCCTGCATGGTGGGGAACCCGGCACGCCAGCCGGGGTGCAGCACCATGGCACCGAGGGTGTGCGTGACCTGGAATCAATGTCCCGGGTGGAATTGCGCG is a genomic window containing:
- a CDS encoding GtrA family protein, which codes for MKFIISGGISAIPDLGLTLILQMFFGVGPVLARTVGFIVGTLTAYFLNRRWTFKAEPSTRRFLAVTLLYAITWGVNVGLHRLGYNLFTEWGLQGGLAIICAYVIAQGIATVLNFVVQRTIIFRFI
- the glfT1 gene encoding galactofuranosyltransferase GlfT1, coding for MSDPSALPHLNRSNTTAAVIVTHKRVELLRASLEQVCRQTKPVDWVIVVDNGNEPPVQELLEELAGERGVYVPSKTNLGGAGGFALGFLSALSLGAEAVWCADDDGRPADEKVLATLYEVAEQHRLHEISPVVCNIEDPGALAFPLRQGLVWRRRLEELEGDFLPGIASLFNGALISARAMEIIGVPDYRLFIRGDEVEYHRRLVRSGLNFGTCLRAAYLHPDGSDEFKPILGGKMHTQYPDNESKRFFTYRNRGYVMSQPGMRKLLPQEYARFGWFFLIRRRDPKGFREWLKLHRLGRQERFTRP
- a CDS encoding antitoxin VbhA family protein codes for the protein MEDDPGWNARRRQVEAAEHNGRMEGREISAATRELAEEYISGGFDADELVAKVKERYRHG
- a CDS encoding Fic/DOC family protein, with the protein product MAEYQDPYLDEGSGILRNLVGATTQGELAEAEADLTFVRTLQLEDLELPETRDLTELKALHHHLFQDIYPWAGEIRTVDLRRSTEGFLPAIAIDRAAGITAGDLRTDHYLRGRNRENFIARLAHHYDQFNYIHPFREGNGRTQRIFWSRVAAAAGWELDWTRADQEDNDSASRVAAEERDLRPLQEMLAKVVKEAPEN
- the wzt gene encoding galactan export ABC transporter ATP-binding subunit Wzt/RfbE; its protein translation is MVSIDTYNACVDFPIFDAKSRSMKKAFLGAAGGAIGRNKNNTVVVEALKDVNLHLREGDRVGLVGHNGAGKSTLLRLLSGIYEPTRGSADIRGRVAPVFDLGVGMDPEISGYENIVIRGLFLGQTRKQMKAKMDDIAEFSELGEYLAMPLRTYSTGMRIRLALGVVTSIEPEILLLDEGIGAVDAAFMAKARNRLQEMVERSGILVFASHSNDFLAQLCNTALWVDHGTIKQTGMVDEVVEAYEGKGAADHVRRLITRIDAEKKGIPLEEPEN
- the wzm gene encoding galactan export ABC transporter permease subunit Wzm/RfbD, which gives rise to MTRVEVDNVPPSESATFKMAWQDLVRGFQQRELWLSLGWQDIKQRYRRSVLGPLWITIATGVMAVALGLLYSVLFKIPLAEFLPHVTVGLIMWNFISGCIKEGSDIFIDNEGLIKQLPSALSVHVYRLVWKQLLFLCHNLVIWVILMLVFPRDLGWEVLLVIPAMALLVLNGVWVAMFFGIVATRYRDVSPLLEAGTQLLFYVTPIVWMTSTLQENVAELGSRARLAELNPLYHYLEIVRAPMIGADLPAYHWWVVIGFTVAGLCLAMLAMKQWRFRVSYWV
- a CDS encoding aminotransferase class V-fold PLP-dependent enzyme gives rise to the protein MAYDVARVRGLYVSLSDGWTYLNAHACPQIPERVSAAVARSFRLSPGLADSEPTSGTHSRAGRVGRLEGEHYLDAARLSVADLVGAAPEQVVLGPSLPVLYHSLARAMRPLLRHNSSIVLSRLDQAVLTAAFEGLNAGVRWAQPDLATGALPGFQYADLVDGSTRLVALSHAHELLGTVAPVAEICEIVRDRSRAWVLVDATAVAPYRPLSAAELGADILGLDLAALGGPQLAALVFRDSRMFRRLDSLNPHAAGDSAAKLESPISTGLAGGVAATVDHLADLVISRGTRSTRLQHSMRELEDYLEHLAADLQMSLGNLASVHILGVTGEAANGGISDRIPRLSFAVRDVPAETVHQRLIDNGLVTTLCPTSPLLSEMGVEEIGGAVTVSLGPFNTSADVDNLVRVLASLA
- a CDS encoding hydantoinase/oxoprolinase family protein, with protein sequence MNSAALQVAVDTGGTFTDIGVRRSDGSLAVWKVPSTPHAPDEAVMAGLKGAMAQQDASLTQIQRLVHGTTVATNTVLTRTGARVGLLTTAGFRDLLAIAHQARPSLYDSRITRVAPLVPGELVVEVAERMAADGQVLQALEESALVQVAEKLRALELDILVISFLNAYTNPAHEEQAAKRLQELGAAPRISTATSVTSEMREYERTSTAVVNAYVQPRISEYLSRLDTDIEQLQIPSKLWIMQSNGGLLSPRLASEHSARTVLSGLAGGVVGAAHWSRLLGLDHAVSFDIGGTSTDIALIRRGQPEETMAGEIDSLPLRLPSVSVHTIGAGGGSIAWVDSGGGLRVGPRSAGAEPGPVSYGSGGTELTVTDAHLVLGRLGPSLLGGRFQLDLHTARARMAEWGSQLGLGVEETAEGILSVITATMARGIRKVSVEQGVDVRSCHLIAFGGAGPLHGSDLMQELGMPSTVIPPTPGIASAVGMLDAPVRHDFATPVTTTTGLEDVFEALEKQAAQEMGTEEFLITRLVDARYIGQSYELSIEWTPDWSTQRERFDAAHEERYGFQDPVASMEVVVARLVATVPHQEVPQPTWHTGGTVEPGEHRPVYIEGAWWETPIFERAGIPAGAVIKGPAVLNQFDSTTYIRPDQEARCDEYGFLHLSRKETRA
- a CDS encoding hydantoinase B/oxoprolinase family protein — its product is MTLNAVELEIARNRLESIAEEVGTALIRTAYSPNIKDRRDCSAGIYGPDGELISQAEHIPLHLGLMPTLIRTTLAEYGAQRLRPGDVLLTNNPYLGGSHLPDMCVITPVFQEDRIVAVIANMAHHVDVGGQTPGSMSTRSTEIFQEGIRIPPLKLFARGELQEELLQLLLMNIRTRDKTRGDLMAQVAANRLGTRRVQELLEEWGVAGFHTACHALVDYAERRTRSAIRELPDGRGSFTDHLEHTGVHPEQLPIAATVTVRGDEIEVDFSDTCDQVPGAVNCSRAVATACVAYVLKSLSDPSLPSNAGLTHPIKVITRPGSLVHAVFPAPVAHGNIQTSQRIVDTLFGAFETFTQGLVPAASSGSMSMLTIGGMDPSSGEYYSYVETYGGGQGAFPDQAGASATHTHMTNTRNTPCEVIEREYPLLVESYRILPDTGGDGRHRGGNGLERTLRLRSGSAIVTVGTERVSSGPWGLHGGEPGTPAGVQHHGTEGVRDLESMSRVELRAGEAISIRTAGGGGYGASISGS